A DNA window from Lachancea thermotolerans CBS 6340 chromosome G complete sequence contains the following coding sequences:
- the ARP5 gene encoding actin-related protein ARP5 (similar to uniprot|P53946 Saccharomyces cerevisiae YNL059C ARP5 Nuclear actin-related protein involved in chromatin remodeling component of chromatin-remodeling enzyme complexes), with translation MPRDSSLPPLKIHTLSEPDASDTPEPFDDAADYDPNVPIAIDFGSSEVRAGFGNQDQPSHIFTNRISRWRDRRKNRNLTFIGNDTNLDLSVRSQAKSPYDGAIVSNWDYTEEIMEYTFHHLGVNGNDGVSNPILMTEKLATLQSQRENWYQLLFECFGVPQVTFGIDSLFSFYANNDATASGLVINSGNEDTHVIPVMNGKGVLSEAKRINWGGRQSVEYLSNLLALKYPYFPIKPSTHQFQSLYEDFCYVSVDYQDEIRKILTLEELETKNIVVEAPFAETVQPEKSEEELRLQAEKRRETGRRLQEQAKQRRQEKLAQKEEEYEYYTQLKEQMKDQSKKAVLSTLQSAGFDDEQDFKKYLVGLEKTLKRAQVLEAGEEEEVSLADKFDLVDVPDEQLNEEQIKEKRKQRLLKANFDARVKAKEEKLKKEQEEEEARQKDEAWRSEDLQGWIKDKRQKLTALIKTRKEKLKIKNDMKDRKSHAAQKRMKNIATLAEERSRSSAKRSRQQSTVDNDPNDTFGANDEDWLVYNDITSNPEALDQAIEEEYNVIVGLEQQLLEYDPNFTEEDTLDAQYDWRNSTLHLFLRGPRPHDSENINEQHQMHLNVERIRVPEVIFQPSMAGLDQAGVTEICETNFLKKFGSTRSQLSEGSKKLAANVFLTGGNMRLPGVRERIVREFTGMLPMGSNLNVRMASDSAVDAWRGMAKLSQAGSQYKGSYITRKEYQELGADYIKEHNLGNVLFL, from the coding sequence ATGCCCCGCGACTCCAGCCTGCCACCATTGAAGATTCATACGCTGAGTGAGCCTGATGCGTCTGACACCCCAGAGCCATTCGACGACGCGGCGGACTATGATCCTAATGTTCCAATAGCTATCGATTTTGGATCGAGCGAAGTTAGAGCTGGGTTTGGAAACCAGGACCAACCTTCGCATATTTTCACTAACAGAATATCCAGGTGGCGGGATAGAAGGAAGAACCGGAATCTCACCTTCATTGGCAATGACACAAACCTCGATCTTAGTGTTAGATCACAAGCTAAAAGCCCGTATGACGGCGCGATTGTTTCGAACTGGGACTACACCGAAGAGATCATGGAGTACacttttcatcatcttggAGTTAACGGAAACGACGGCGTTTCAAACCCTATCTTAATGACGGAAAAGCTTGCAACGCTTCAAtctcaaagagaaaactGGTACCAGCTTCTATTTGAATGTTTTGGGGTGCCCCAGGTAACGTTTGGCATAGAcagcttgttttctttctaTGCAAACAATGATGCAACGGCTTCAGGTCTGGTCATCAACAGCGGCAACGAAGATACACATGTCATTCCCGTAATGAACGGAAAGGGCGTCCTCAGCGAAGCCAAGAGAATCAATTGGGGTGGGCGCCAATCCGTCGAGTACTTATCCAACCTTTTAGCTTTGAAGTACCCTTATTTTCCAATAAAACCATCCACGCATCAGTTTCAATCCCTTTACGAGGATTTTTGTTACGTCTCGGTTGACTATCAGGATGAAATCCGCAAGATACTCACTctcgaagaacttgagacTAAGAACATCGTCGTTGAAGCTCCATTTGCTGAGACAGTGCAGCCCGAGAAGAGCGAAGAGGAGCTGCGCCTACAAGCGGAAAAGAGACGGGAAACAGGTAGACGATTGCAAGAGCAAGCCAAGCAAAGACGCCAAGAAAAACTGGcgcagaaagaagaggaatATGAGTACTATACTCAGCTAAAAGAACAAATGAAAGACCaatcaaaaaaagctgTATTATCGACCTTGCAAAGTGCTGGTTTCGATGATGAGCAAGACTTTAAAAAATATTTGGTTGGCTTGGAAAAGACACTGAAGCGCGCCCAGGTCCTTGAAGcaggcgaagaagaagaagtcagCTTGGCAGACAAGTTTGACCTTGTCGATGTCCCAGACGAACAGTTGAATGAAGAGCAAAtaaaagagaaaagaaaacagagaCTTTTGAAGGCCAACTTTGACGCAAGAGTCAaggcaaaagaagagaaactgaagaaggagcaagaagaagaagaagccaggCAGAAGGATGAAGCTTGGCGCTCCGAAGATTTGCAGGGATGGATCAAGGACAAGCGGCAAAAGTTAACTGCTTTAATCAAGACTCGGAAGGAGAAAttgaaaatcaaaaatgaCATGAAAGATCGCAAGTCGcatgctgctcaaaaaagaatgaagaacATAGCTACTTTAGCTGAGGAGAGGTCGAGATCCAGCGCAAAGCGCTCTAGACAGCAATCCACTGTTGACAACGATCCTAACGATACATTTGGTGCTAATGATGAAGATTGGTTGGTTTATAACGATATCACTTCGAACCCTGAGGCGCTAGACCaagcaattgaagaagaatatAACGTCATTGTTGGCTTAGAGCAACAACTTCTCGAATACGATCCAAACTTCACAGAGGAAGATACATTAGATGCACAATATGACTGGAGAAACTCAACGCTTcatttgttcttgaggGGCCCTAGACCACATGATAGCGAGAACATCAACGAGCAGCACCAGATGCATTTAAACGTTGAGCGCATCAGGGTCCCAGAAGTAATATTCCAGCCCTCGATGGCGGGCCTTGATCAAGCTGGCGTTACCGAAATTTGCGAAacgaacttcttgaaaaagttcgGTTCTACAAGAAGTCAACTGAGCGAAGGCAGCAAAAAGTTAGCCGCCAACGTCTTTTTGACAGGCGGCAATATGCGCCTGCCTGGAGTCCGGGAAAGAATTGTTCGCGAGTTTACCGGTATGTTGCCCATGGGAAGTAATTTAAATGTTAGGATGGCAAGCGATTCTGCAGTTGACGCATGGAGAGGAATGGCGAAACTATCGCAGGCTGGAAGTCAGTACAAAGGGAGCTACATCACCCGCAAAGAATATCAAGAGCTCGGAGCTGACTACATAAAAGAACATAACCTGGGCAATGTTTTATTTTTGTAG